The following coding sequences are from one Microbacterium wangchenii window:
- a CDS encoding ABC transporter permease, translating into MSTDRPLFADVPAAQPRMSALRILAANPVTVVSASIIAVVVLVAVLAPWIAPYGVNAIDVSAQLQPPSAAHWFGTDELGRDVLSRVMLAAGTSLSIAVVAVTFALVVGLTLGVAAGYRGGWLDMVLMRLVDVMFAFPVLLLALAIVAIFQPGMVTTMIAIGVVYTPIFARIARASALSVRVSPFVQVSQTMGTPGLSIVRRHVLPNIAGPLVVQTSLSLAFAILSEAALSFLGLGIQPPAPSWGGMLFTAQGFLTQAWWMSVFPGAAIFVTALAFNLFGDGLRDVLDPRQRTIIEARRTR; encoded by the coding sequence ATGAGCACCGACCGCCCCCTCTTCGCCGACGTGCCCGCCGCCCAGCCGCGGATGTCGGCGCTGCGCATCCTCGCCGCCAACCCGGTCACCGTCGTCAGCGCGTCGATCATCGCCGTCGTCGTGCTCGTCGCGGTGCTGGCGCCGTGGATCGCGCCGTACGGCGTCAACGCCATCGACGTCAGCGCGCAGCTGCAGCCGCCCAGCGCCGCGCACTGGTTCGGCACCGACGAGCTCGGCCGCGACGTGCTCTCCCGCGTGATGCTCGCCGCCGGCACCTCGTTGTCGATCGCCGTCGTCGCGGTGACGTTCGCCCTCGTCGTCGGGCTCACCCTCGGCGTGGCGGCCGGATACCGCGGCGGATGGCTCGACATGGTGCTGATGCGGCTGGTCGACGTCATGTTCGCCTTCCCCGTGCTGCTCCTGGCGCTGGCGATCGTCGCGATCTTCCAGCCTGGCATGGTGACCACGATGATCGCGATCGGGGTCGTGTACACGCCGATCTTCGCGCGCATCGCCCGCGCGAGCGCCCTGTCGGTGCGGGTCTCCCCCTTTGTGCAGGTGTCGCAGACGATGGGCACCCCCGGGCTCTCGATCGTCCGCCGCCACGTGCTGCCGAACATCGCCGGGCCGCTGGTCGTCCAGACCTCCCTGTCACTGGCGTTCGCGATCCTCTCCGAGGCGGCACTGTCGTTCCTCGGCCTCGGCATCCAGCCCCCGGCGCCCTCGTGGGGCGGGATGCTCTTCACCGCGCAGGGATTCCTCACGCAGGCGTGGTGGATGAGCGTGTTCCCGGGGGCGGCGATCTTCGTCACGGCGCTGGCCTTCAACCTCTTCGGCGACGGGCTGCGCGACGTGCTGGATCCGCGTCAACGCACCATCATCGAGGCTCGGAGGACGCGATGA